In the Thermococcus sp. MAR1 genome, one interval contains:
- a CDS encoding 7-carboxy-7-deazaguanine synthase QueE, giving the protein MKLVMAEVFNSWQGEGGSVPGSAFGRRQIFVRFAGCDLHCEWCDSREYINASRVSRWRYEVEPFTGKFEYRPNPAGLDDVVEAILRLDTGDIHSISYTGGEPTLQIRALKALMEKVKSLGFDNFLETHGGLPELVREVAHLTDYASVDIKDETAKATEDWRALVLREVESIRVLKEAGAKAYAKLVVTSETKLENVRWYAELLKGLAPLVIQPREPIEISQEKLMELYREASLVMGRKNVGLSFQVHKYLNVL; this is encoded by the coding sequence ATGAAGCTCGTGATGGCCGAGGTCTTCAACAGCTGGCAAGGTGAAGGAGGGAGCGTTCCCGGAAGTGCCTTCGGCAGGAGGCAGATCTTCGTCCGCTTCGCCGGCTGTGACCTTCATTGTGAGTGGTGCGATTCCCGCGAGTATATCAACGCTTCCCGCGTTTCCCGCTGGAGATACGAGGTAGAGCCATTTACGGGGAAGTTTGAGTACAGACCTAATCCAGCGGGGCTCGACGATGTCGTTGAGGCCATTCTACGCCTCGATACCGGCGACATACATTCGATAAGCTACACGGGCGGCGAGCCCACGCTCCAGATAAGGGCGCTCAAGGCGCTTATGGAGAAAGTGAAAAGCCTCGGCTTCGACAACTTCCTTGAGACCCACGGCGGCCTTCCGGAGCTGGTTAGAGAGGTTGCCCACCTTACCGATTACGCGAGCGTTGACATAAAGGACGAAACGGCCAAGGCAACAGAGGACTGGAGGGCTTTGGTTCTCCGTGAGGTCGAGAGCATAAGGGTTCTGAAAGAAGCTGGCGCGAAGGCTTACGCCAAGCTCGTGGTCACCTCAGAAACGAAGCTGGAGAACGTTCGCTGGTACGCCGAACTGCTAAAGGGTTTAGCCCCCCTCGTAATCCAGCCGAGGGAGCCAATCGAGATAAGTCAGGAGAAGCTCATGGAGCTGTACCGCGAAGCCTCGCTCGTTATGGGCCGGAAGAACGTCGGCCTGAGCTTTCAGGTTCATAAGTACCTCAACGTGCTTTGA
- a CDS encoding 50S ribosomal protein L37ae, protein MGRTTKVGSAGRYGPRYGLKIRRRVAAVEAKMKQKHVCPVCGRKAVRRISTGIWQCQKCGATFAGGAYLPTTPAGKVAKRVTASKA, encoded by the coding sequence ATGGGAAGGACTACTAAAGTTGGTTCAGCCGGAAGATACGGTCCAAGGTACGGTCTCAAGATCAGGAGAAGGGTAGCGGCCGTTGAGGCCAAGATGAAGCAGAAGCACGTCTGCCCGGTCTGCGGAAGGAAGGCCGTCAGAAGGATAAGCACGGGCATATGGCAGTGCCAGAAGTGCGGCGCCACTTTCGCCGGCGGTGCCTACCTGCCGACCACTCCTGCCGGAAAGGTCGCCAAGCGTGTCACGGCCTCCAAGGCCTGA
- a CDS encoding SDR family NAD(P)-dependent oxidoreductase, with amino-acid sequence MIAVELAGKVALVTGGGRGIGRAIALALAEKGVNVAVNYAHSREKAEETAELCRSYGVDAIAVKADVSNREEVRRMVKEVINHFGRIDILVNNAGILGKALKPIEVTDDDWDAVLGVNLKGAFIVTQEVLRYMKKGKIVNIASIAGKDGGTVGPHYAASKGGLIALTFNLARHLAPNILVNAVAPGPVDTELISPEIKERLRSLSLTGEIAKPEEIAHAVIFLLENDHITGEVIDVNGGRLMD; translated from the coding sequence GTGATTGCCGTGGAGCTGGCCGGCAAGGTTGCCCTCGTCACCGGTGGCGGAAGGGGAATAGGGAGGGCAATAGCACTAGCCCTCGCGGAGAAGGGAGTGAACGTCGCCGTAAACTACGCCCACAGCAGGGAAAAGGCAGAAGAGACCGCCGAGCTCTGCCGCTCCTACGGAGTCGATGCGATTGCCGTAAAGGCCGACGTAAGCAACCGCGAAGAGGTCAGAAGGATGGTCAAAGAGGTCATCAACCACTTCGGAAGGATAGACATCCTCGTAAACAACGCCGGAATCCTTGGAAAGGCCCTGAAGCCCATAGAAGTCACCGACGATGACTGGGACGCTGTTCTCGGCGTCAACCTTAAGGGGGCCTTCATAGTTACCCAGGAGGTTCTCAGGTACATGAAGAAGGGAAAGATAGTCAACATAGCCTCAATAGCCGGGAAGGACGGCGGAACGGTCGGGCCTCACTACGCAGCATCGAAGGGCGGACTGATAGCCCTCACGTTCAACCTCGCAAGGCATCTCGCTCCCAACATCCTCGTCAACGCAGTGGCCCCGGGACCGGTTGATACAGAGCTGATAAGCCCGGAGATAAAGGAAAGGCTCCGTTCGCTCTCGCTGACGGGAGAAATAGCTAAACCGGAGGAGATAGCCCACGCCGTGATATTCCTCCTCGAAAACGACCACATAACCGGCGAAGTAATAGACGTCAACGGCGGCAGGCTGATGGATTGA
- a CDS encoding YbhB/YbcL family Raf kinase inhibitor-like protein — protein sequence MDLEIGSVFHNGEYIPVEFTCDGENVNPPIFIGHIDPDVKSLVIIMDDPDAPGGTFTHWIAWNIPPLGEIPKGVPRQAEVDAPVHVIQGRNDFGMVGYGGPCPPRGHGVHHYHFKVYGLDTTLNLKPGSSRKELERAMEGHVIQWGELVGLYERK from the coding sequence ATGGACCTCGAGATAGGTTCGGTGTTCCACAACGGGGAGTACATACCCGTTGAGTTCACGTGCGACGGGGAGAACGTTAACCCCCCGATATTCATAGGGCACATAGACCCCGATGTCAAGAGCCTGGTTATCATCATGGACGACCCCGACGCCCCCGGGGGAACCTTCACCCACTGGATAGCGTGGAACATCCCACCCCTTGGAGAGATACCTAAGGGGGTTCCGAGGCAGGCCGAAGTGGATGCTCCTGTTCATGTGATCCAGGGACGCAACGATTTCGGAATGGTAGGCTATGGTGGGCCGTGCCCACCGAGAGGCCATGGAGTGCATCACTACCACTTCAAGGTTTATGGTCTCGACACGACCCTCAACCTAAAACCCGGCTCAAGCAGGAAAGAACTGGAAAGGGCCATGGAAGGCCACGTTATCCAGTGGGGGGAGCTCG
- a CDS encoding RuvB-like helicase, which yields MPVIEEVAPRSFERIGSHSHIRGLGLDENGKARFMGDGMVGQVKAREAAGIAVELIKRGKLAGKGILLVGPTGSGKTAIAMGIARELGEDVPFVQIAGSEIYSAEVKKTEFLKEALRRAIGVRISEERKVYEGEIREIKINRTRHPFNPYVEIPESVIITLRTKDDEKTIRAGREIAYQLLEMGVEEGDVIQIDAETGRISKIGTTKEEEGLFFKRKVNLPSGPVLKIKEFTYTVTLHDLDVANARGNIFGLLFSTGAEISDEIRQRVDETVKKWIEEGKASLVPGVLFIDEVHMLDIEAFSFLARAMESELAPILILATNRGRTKIRGTDLEAPHGIPIDMLDRLLIINTEPYRKEEIREIIKIRAKEEKIEVSEDAIEYLAELGEKTSLRYAVQLLAPASVLAKGGRVEREHIEKAKGYFADLRRSMEFVEKLEGMLQ from the coding sequence ATGCCAGTGATAGAGGAAGTGGCGCCAAGGAGCTTCGAGAGGATTGGAAGCCACTCCCACATAAGGGGCCTTGGCCTCGACGAGAACGGAAAGGCCAGGTTCATGGGAGATGGAATGGTCGGACAGGTCAAGGCAAGGGAAGCGGCTGGAATCGCGGTCGAGCTTATCAAGCGCGGCAAGCTCGCCGGAAAGGGAATCCTCCTCGTCGGCCCGACGGGGAGCGGTAAGACGGCGATAGCCATGGGCATAGCGAGGGAGCTCGGTGAAGATGTTCCCTTCGTTCAGATAGCGGGGAGCGAGATTTACTCCGCTGAGGTCAAGAAGACCGAGTTCCTGAAAGAAGCTTTGAGGAGGGCCATAGGCGTAAGGATAAGCGAGGAGAGGAAGGTCTACGAGGGTGAGATAAGGGAGATTAAAATCAACAGGACGAGGCACCCGTTCAACCCCTACGTCGAGATTCCTGAGAGCGTCATCATAACCCTCCGCACGAAGGATGACGAGAAGACGATTAGAGCCGGGAGGGAGATAGCCTACCAGCTGCTTGAGATGGGCGTCGAGGAGGGCGATGTCATACAGATTGACGCGGAAACAGGAAGGATTTCCAAGATAGGCACCACCAAAGAAGAAGAGGGGCTGTTCTTCAAGCGCAAGGTGAACCTGCCGAGCGGACCAGTTCTCAAGATAAAGGAGTTCACCTACACAGTAACCCTTCACGACCTCGACGTTGCCAACGCCCGCGGAAATATCTTCGGCCTGCTCTTCAGCACAGGGGCGGAGATAAGCGACGAGATAAGGCAGAGGGTTGATGAGACGGTCAAGAAGTGGATCGAAGAGGGGAAGGCCAGCCTCGTGCCTGGGGTTCTCTTCATAGACGAGGTGCACATGCTCGACATCGAGGCGTTCTCCTTCCTCGCGAGGGCGATGGAGAGCGAGCTGGCGCCGATCCTAATCCTCGCGACGAACCGCGGAAGGACGAAGATAAGGGGCACCGACCTCGAAGCCCCGCACGGCATTCCGATAGATATGCTCGACAGGCTGCTCATAATCAACACCGAGCCCTACAGGAAGGAGGAAATTCGCGAGATAATCAAGATAAGGGCTAAGGAGGAGAAGATCGAGGTAAGCGAGGATGCCATCGAGTACCTCGCGGAGCTCGGCGAGAAGACCAGCTTAAGGTATGCAGTCCAGCTCCTCGCCCCGGCGAGCGTCCTGGCAAAGGGCGGAAGGGTGGAGAGGGAGCACATCGAAAAAGCTAAGGGGTACTTCGCCGACCTCAGGAGGAGCATGGAGTTCGTGGAAAAGCTGGAGGGCATGCTTCAGTAA
- a CDS encoding DUF2284 domain-containing protein has protein sequence MKVLWEREIPADEIVVSPRPVWKCRSCPMYGKRLNCPPHVPDWREARDWVRHFKKALIIKFEIDMERFEEDKRKALLYLLKREEEFFREGKMYATALFPGNCNLCDDCPFERGEPCKLPTKARPSIDAIGIEIGRLVKIDFSESVLYGMVLIE, from the coding sequence ATGAAGGTGCTGTGGGAGAGGGAAATCCCGGCTGATGAGATAGTAGTCTCGCCTAGACCGGTCTGGAAGTGCCGCTCCTGTCCAATGTACGGCAAAAGATTAAACTGTCCGCCGCACGTCCCGGACTGGCGGGAGGCAAGGGATTGGGTGCGACACTTCAAAAAGGCTTTGATAATAAAATTTGAGATAGACATGGAGCGCTTTGAGGAGGACAAGCGGAAAGCCCTCCTGTACCTGCTGAAGAGGGAGGAGGAGTTCTTCCGGGAGGGAAAAATGTATGCAACAGCCCTGTTTCCCGGAAACTGCAACCTCTGCGACGACTGCCCCTTCGAGAGGGGCGAGCCGTGCAAGCTTCCAACCAAGGCCAGGCCGAGCATAGACGCTATCGGCATCGAGATTGGAAGGCTCGTGAAAATCGACTTCTCCGAAAGCGTTTTGTACGGGATGGTGCTAATTGAATGA
- a CDS encoding PIN domain-containing protein translates to MRRPTELIEKPELQVLMNVLGEVEVSYPLYGLRLLRAKPIETGYRVEVTVNRREFNDRVPEYLSHELPTYTDFYECFISSGIILYDNVDEFLQNLELYERLKKGVAFAPDTNLFYHRFISGFRPLDRYQIVVAEGVKKEIENAMNYKYRHRELEEMRREVRNGSLLREFSNRRTKKSRKAAYIALKEFERLKDRIIIAESVKEPAHNNDEIIVKSLKHYDNMTPTLLVFLTADIAITDVAEMEGLEYFLFKYPRKELGRHDVTAYQLRTLIFNLAAVFGVIEVNGITVFGEFGGKQGLNELKLVFPTENRAYHEFEFHLKLSRKLMEIMNG, encoded by the coding sequence ATGCGCCGCCCTACTGAACTCATCGAAAAGCCGGAGCTTCAGGTTCTTATGAACGTTCTCGGGGAGGTTGAAGTGAGCTACCCGCTGTACGGTCTCCGCCTGCTGAGGGCTAAGCCGATAGAGACGGGCTACCGCGTTGAAGTCACCGTTAACCGGAGGGAATTCAACGACCGGGTTCCGGAGTACCTCTCCCACGAACTGCCCACCTACACCGACTTCTACGAGTGCTTTATCTCCTCGGGCATAATCCTCTACGACAACGTGGACGAGTTCCTCCAGAACCTTGAGCTCTACGAGAGGCTCAAAAAGGGCGTCGCCTTTGCCCCGGACACGAACCTCTTTTACCACCGCTTCATCTCGGGCTTCCGGCCCCTCGACAGGTATCAGATAGTCGTGGCCGAGGGAGTAAAGAAGGAGATAGAGAACGCGATGAACTACAAGTACCGCCACAGGGAGCTGGAGGAGATGAGACGCGAGGTGAGGAACGGAAGTTTGTTGAGGGAGTTCAGCAACAGGAGGACGAAAAAGAGCAGAAAAGCTGCCTACATAGCCCTAAAGGAGTTCGAGAGGCTGAAGGACAGGATAATCATAGCGGAGAGCGTCAAGGAGCCGGCCCACAACAACGACGAGATAATAGTGAAGTCCCTCAAGCACTACGACAACATGACGCCCACTCTGCTCGTCTTTCTTACAGCAGATATAGCGATAACAGATGTTGCCGAGATGGAGGGGCTTGAGTACTTCCTCTTCAAGTATCCGCGCAAAGAGCTTGGGAGACACGACGTTACCGCTTACCAGCTCAGAACGCTGATCTTCAACCTCGCGGCGGTCTTCGGCGTCATCGAGGTGAACGGGATAACGGTGTTCGGTGAGTTCGGTGGAAAGCAGGGGCTGAACGAGCTGAAGCTTGTCTTCCCGACGGAGAACAGGGCATATCACGAGTTTGAGTTCCACCTGAAGCTCAGCAGGAAGCTGATGGAAATCATGAACGGCTAA